From a single Nicotiana tomentosiformis chromosome 2, ASM39032v3, whole genome shotgun sequence genomic region:
- the LOC104107749 gene encoding uncharacterized protein — protein sequence MSKGSPLTVMQDSAVEYASVSAPTVFIREMDSVLVYGNSNPMDNSEVLTELVNPIGNSSNSIQFPTVVASLGCLGTLSTQLETKYDDEENSKVFACKVFTEIPVREIDMEVEDSVEYDFIKPEIQVFDEIFHTISVVKCDSRDLDKPDGILLALPCMFSACSHVQLIGRDLCLY from the exons ATGTCTAAGGGTTCGCCACTAACAGTTATGCAGGATTCGGCTGTAGAATATGCATCGGTCAGTGCTCCTACAGTCTTTATCAGAGAGATGGATTCTGTTTTGGTTTATGGAAACTCAAACCCTATGGATAATTCCGAAGTACTTACTGAGCTTGTAAATCCAATTGGTAATTCTTCGAACTCTATTCAATTTCCTACTGTAGTGGCTTCATTAGGTTGCCTTGGGACTTTGAGTACCCAACTGGAAACTAAGTATGATGACGAGGAAAATTCAAAAGTCTTTGCATGCAAGGTGTTCACTGAAATACCTGTTAGGGAAATTGACATGGAAGTTGAAGATTCAGTGGAGTATGATTTCATAAAACCTGAAATCCAGGTGTTTGACGAAATATTTCACACAATTTCTGTTGTTAAATGTGATTCCAGAGACCTTGACAAGCCTGATGGAATCCTGTTGGCACTGCCTTGTATGTTTTCAGCTTGTAGTCATGTCCAACTTATTGGCAGAG ATTTATGCTTATACTAG
- the LOC104107750 gene encoding pentatricopeptide repeat-containing protein At2g32630-like produces MSKLHGALRLRLRLLEVRNFASAKKILHAVGADNGLKKPISEIASLLGENQVQHNVMGKVFNMLFIAYAENIRFKEALEVFDYMKKDGFEIAVRACKVYLRATERQKRYDLLFEFYQKMVEFDVKITVYSMTMVINGLCKLGEVCKARRLMDEMVSKGMKPKEYTYNTLLDAYIKEPNFAVVSENLREIKSERLDFYVKSYTLLIDEYSTISNLEEVERLFREMEEKGMKSDFRAYNYMISGYSKIGNVKKAFSIFGEMTGKCFFPDGQTYIALIKGLCKAGQMQEVEVLLNEMQNKGSYINQVIFSMMIDDYCKQGNVDEALRLLRIMEGLGHEADANVYNIIATRLRKLDRYGEAKRLLLSMVDRGVALNLLSYTTLIDIYSKQGNFVEAKRTLNEMETKGIKPDTATYNALINGYCRHGNFVDAKRTLSEMEIEGVMPNTITYTALIDGYCKLGNFVKAKSTLVEMETKGVKPNTTTYTVLIDGYCKKGIMKEAYKLMIDMEANDLIPDVYTYTAFIDGYCKQGKLVEAKRTLNVMETKGVKPNTTTYTALIDGYCKKGIMKEAYKLWIVMEANDLIPNIYTYTSLIHGNCQLGKVDDALKLFNEMPTKGLVPNVVTYTILSSGLLKEGRTHEACRLYYQMKEAGLTPDATE; encoded by the coding sequence ATGTCGAAATTACACGGCGCTTTGCGTTTGCGTTTACGTTTGCTTGAAGTCAGGAATTTTGCTTCAGCCAAGAAAATATTGCATGCTGTTGGTGCTGATAATGGTCTGAAGAAACCAATTTCAGAAATAGCTTCTTTATTGGGTGAGAATCAAGTACAGCACAACGTTATGGGGAAGGTATTTAATATGTTATTTATTGCTTATGCTGAAAATATTAGGTTTAAGGAAGCTTTGGAGGTTTTTGATTATATGAAAAAAGATGGCTTTGAAATTGCTGTTAGAGCTTGTAAAGTGTACTTGCGTGCTACGGAAAGGCAAAAGCGATATGACTTGTTGTTTGAGTTTTACCAGAAAATGGTTGAGTTTGATGTGAAAATTACAGTTTATTCTATGACAATGGTAATTAATGGATTGTGTAAATTGGGGGAGGTTTGTAAGGCAAGAAGGCTTATGGATGAAATGGTTAGTAAAGGGATGAAACCAAAAGAATACACTTATAACACATTATTAGATGCATATATAAAGGAACCAAATTTTGCGGTTGTGAGTGAGAATTTGAGGGAAATAAAGAGTGAGAGGTTGGATTTCTATGTGAAAAGTTATACACTTTTGATTGACGAATATTCTACTATTAGCAATCTTGAAGAGGTTGAGAGGTTGTTTAGGGAAATGGAAGAGAAGGGCATGAAGTCAGATTTTCGTGCGTATAATTATATGATTAGTGGTTATAGTAAGATAGGTAATGTTAAAAAGGCATTTTCAATTTTTGGGGAAATGACGGGGAAATGCTTCTTTCCTGATGGTCAGACGTATATAGCTTTGATAAAAGGCTTGTGCAAGGCTGGACAGATGCAAGAAGTTGAAGTCTTGCTTAATGAGATGCAAAACAAGGGAAGTTACATAAACCAAGTCATATTTAGTATGATGATTGATGATTATTGTAAGCAAGGTAATGTGGATGAAGCACTGAGGCTGCTAAGAATTATGGAGGGCTTAGGACATGAGGCTGATGCAAATGTTTACAATATAATTGCTACTAGGCTGCGTAAGCTAGATCGGTATGGTGAAGCAAAGAGGTTGTTGCTCTCGATGGTGGATCGAGGTGTAGCTCTAAATTTGTTGTCTTATACAACTTTGATTGATATTTACAGCAAGCAGGGAAATTTTGTTGAAGCCAAAAGGACACTTAATGAGATGGAAACTAAGGGAATTAAGCCTGACACCGCAACGTATAATGCCCTGATAAATGGTTATTGCAGGCATGGAAATTTTGTTGACGCGAAAAGGACACTTAGTGAGATGGAAATTGAGGGAGTGATGCCTAACACGATAACCTACACTGCACTGATAGATGGTTATTGCAAGCTAGGAAATTTTGTTAAAGCTAAAAGTACACTTGTGGAGATGGAAACTAAGGGAGTTAAGCCTAACACAACAACATACACTGTGCTTATAGATGGTTATTGCAAGAAAGGTATTATGAAGGAAGCGTATAAGCTAATGATTGACATGGAAGCTAATGACCTGATACCCGATGTCTATACGTACACTGCTTTTATAGATGGTTATTGCAAGCAGGGAAAACTTGTTGAAGCAAAAAGGACACTTAATGTAATGGAAACTAAGGGAGTTAAGCCTAACACGACGACGTACACTGCGCTGATAGATGGTTATTGCAAGAAAGGTATTATGAAGGAAGCTTATAAGCTATGGATTGTCATGGAAGCTAATGACCTGATACCTAATATCTATACATACACCTCGCTTATACACGGGAATTGCCAATTAGGAAAGGTAGATGATGCTCTGAAGCTTTTCAACGAGATGCCCACAAAGGGTTTAGTTCCAAATGTTGTGACTTATACAATACTTAGTTCTGGCTTATTAAAAGAGGGAAGAACACATGAAGCCTGCAGATTATACTATCAGATGAAAGAGGCAGGCCTAACACCCGATGCCACGGAATAA